One segment of Halomonas sp. TD01 DNA contains the following:
- a CDS encoding urease accessory protein UreD yields MILSEIATPAAGSGHRFDGERHWSASLALRFANREGTTRLVQARHQGPLRVQRPFYPEGSTEACHVYVLHPPGGLVSGDALTIRAHIERGAHALLTTPAANKLYKADSQGVAWNQDTELNVEDGGILEWLPQETIAFDGSKGTQRTHIALHGSARCLGWEIMALGRPASELPYVTGRIEQHFRLTLDGKPLWLERQPLDPVHPRFNGRWGQGGATVQATLWAVGLEDAGAAIDELREALPDNPRWAVTVRQGVLLLRYLGNSRNEAWALCEQAWHLLRPRWISRAAHTPRIWLT; encoded by the coding sequence ATGATTTTGAGTGAAATCGCGACACCCGCTGCTGGCTCAGGCCACCGCTTTGATGGCGAACGTCACTGGTCGGCATCGCTGGCGCTTCGTTTTGCTAACCGTGAGGGCACAACCCGGTTGGTGCAGGCCCGTCACCAAGGGCCTCTACGCGTACAGCGCCCGTTTTATCCTGAAGGCAGCACAGAAGCCTGCCATGTGTATGTGCTTCACCCGCCCGGTGGCTTGGTTAGCGGTGATGCACTGACGATTCGCGCCCACATCGAGCGTGGTGCCCACGCGCTACTCACCACGCCTGCGGCCAACAAGCTTTATAAAGCCGACAGTCAGGGCGTCGCCTGGAACCAAGATACCGAACTTAACGTGGAAGATGGCGGCATCCTTGAATGGCTGCCCCAGGAAACCATTGCCTTTGATGGCTCCAAAGGCACTCAGCGAACCCATATTGCGTTGCATGGCAGCGCCCGCTGCCTGGGCTGGGAAATCATGGCGCTGGGTCGCCCTGCCAGTGAGCTTCCTTATGTAACAGGCCGCATTGAGCAGCACTTTCGTTTAACCCTAGATGGCAAGCCGCTGTGGCTTGAACGCCAACCGTTGGACCCTGTACATCCGCGTTTTAACGGGCGCTGGGGGCAGGGGGGCGCCACGGTGCAAGCCACGCTGTGGGCGGTTGGTTTAGAAGATGCCGGTGCGGCGATTGATGAACTACGCGAAGCGCTGCCGGACAACCCACGCTGGGCGGTCACCGTTCGCCAGGGCGTTCTGCTGCTACGCTACCTTGGAAACTCCCGTAATGAAGCCTGGGCGCTGTGTGAACAGGCCTGGCACCTATTACGCCCGCGCTGGATCTCACGTGCCGCCCACACGCCGCGCATTTGGTTAACCTAA